The DNA region GCGGCTATCTCGATTCCTGCTTACAATAATTACGTTTTACGTAGCAAGCGAGCCGACTGCATGGGGGCATTGAGTATCGCTCAAGGTGCAATGGAGCGATTTAAAGCGGCTAATATGACGTATGTGGGCGCTGATGCGAATCCTCCGTTTATCGCTAATGTTCCCTCTGATGGTGGTCTACCTTATTGCCAAATAGCGGTTGGTAATCTAACTCGAACAACCTATACATTGACGGGGACCATGGTCAACTCAATGGCAGGGCAAGATAATCTAACGATTGATCAAGCTGGCAATAAAACCTGGGGAGCGAAAGCTTGCTGGCCCGAAGGTGGTGCTACTTGTAACTAACTTCATCGTTCTTCGAGAGGCCGCGCTAGCGGCCTTTTTTATTTGTCGCTTCAGTCTCGTTAATTGGCATGGGATCAGGTAGAATTGCGCCTCAATTTTGACTGTTACTTGAACCATGAAGCTTTCTGACTTTAGTTTTGACCTACCAGACGAATTAATTGCGCGATTTCCGACTGAAAGTCGCGATGCCAGTCGTTTACTGCATGTAAACTCAGTGGGCGCGATTAACGACCTTAATTTTATTGATATTGTTAACCTAGTGCAGCCAAATGACTGTTTGATTTTTAACAATACTAAAGTTATTCCTGCTCGGTTACTTGGCAAGCGGGAAAGTGGTGGCAAAGTAGAGTTAATGCTGGAGCGCATGACCGGTGAATATGAGTGTTTATCGCTGGTCAAATCGAGTAATCGTTTGCCAATTGGCGCTAAAGTAATTATTGAAGACGTTACTTTGCAAGTATTAGAGCGAGTGGGACAATTTTATCGGTTTGTCGTCGCTGGCAACCAACGCTCAATTCTAGATGTCTTAAATCACTACGGGCATATTCCTTTGCCGCCTTATATCGATCGGTCAGATACAGAGTTTGATGTCGAGCGATATCAGACCATTTATGCCAAAGAAGAGGGGGCTGTTGCCGCGCCCACGGCGGGTCTGCACTTTACTTCAGAGGTTTTTGATGCACTCAAATCAAAAGGTGTGAAATGGGATTTCGTTACTCTGCATGTGGGTTCAGGGACTTTCGCGCCGGTTCGAGTTGAGGCAATTCACGATCATCAAATGCACTCAGAGTGCTATTCCGTTCCTCACTCGGTTGTCGAGTTGGTTCGTGAAACGAAAAGCAAAGGCGGTCGCGTAATCGCGGTGGGAACGACCAGTGTTCGATGTTTAGAAAGTGCTTCACAAGCTGGGTCGTTGCAAGCTCAATCGGGCGAAACGGATATTTTTATTTATCCTGGGTATCAATTCAAATGTGTCGATGCTTTGGTCACCAACTTTCATTTGCCGGAATCAACCTTAATCATGTTGGTCAGTGCGTTTTGTAATCGATCGTCTATTTTGGCCGCTTACCAACACGCCGTTGAGCAAAAGTACCGGTTTTTCAGCTACGGCGACGCAATGTTTCTAGAAAAGGCGGATTCTCGCGAGGAGCTTAAAGATGAAATTTAACTTGGCTGCAACTGATGGTCGCGCTAGGCGTGGAAGTTTAGAGTTTGCGCGAGGTACAGTACAAACACCGGCGTTTATGCCTGTTGGAACCTACGGTACAGTAAAAGCCATGTCTGCTGATGAAGTTAAGTCAATTGGCGCAGAAATAGTACTCGGTAATACGTTTCATTTAATGCTTCGCCCAGGAACAGAAGTCATTCAGGCGCACGGCGATTTACATGATTTTATGAACTGGCAAGGTCCTATCTTGACCGACTCTGGTGGTTTTCAAGTGTTTAGCCTCGGAGAGTTACGCAAGATTACAGAGCAAGGCGTTGAGTTTCGCTCGCCGATTAATGGTTCGAAAGTCTTTTTAGGGCCTGAAGAGTCGATGGCGGTGCAGCGAGCCCTAGGTTCAGACATTGTTATGATTTTTGATGAGTGCACGCCGTATCCGGCGACTTGGCAGCAGGCAAAAGATTCCATGGAAATGTCTTTGCGTTGGGCTGAGCGATCAAAGGCTGCTCACGGTGACAACCCAAATGCACTGTTCGGCATCGTTCAAGGTGGAATGTACAATGATCTTCGCCAGGTGTCAGCCGAAGGATTAATGAAAATCGGCTTTGATGGGTATGCTCTTGGCGGCCTATCTGTCGGCGAAACCAAAGAAGAAATGAAGCAAGTTCTTGATTTTACAGTACCTTTGCTTCCAGCCGATCGCCCGCGGTACTTAATGGGGGTTGGAAAACCAGAAGATATCGTTGAAGCAGTTCGCCGTGGTATTGATATGTTCGATTGCGTTATGCCGACCAGAAATGCGCGAAATGGGCATTTATTTACGGCTGATGGAGTTGTAAGGTTGCGAAACAGTCCCCATAAAAGGGATACCGGACCGATTGAAGAAGGGTGTGACTGTTACACCTGTCAAAATTACACGCGAGCCTATTTACATCATTTAGATAAGTGCGGAGAAATTTTAGGGGCAAGGCTGACCACCATTCACAATTTACGTTACTACCAGCGTTTGATGGCGAGTTTGCGAGAAGCCATTGAAAACGGTACATTAGCCGATTTTGTAGAAGATTTTTATAAACGCCGCGGGCTGGACGTTCCAGCTTTGGCGAAAGATTAAACAATTAGAAAATTAAGGGGAACACTATGTTATTAACTGCAGGTCAAGCGGGCGGAAGTCCTGTCACATTTTGGATTATGATGGGCTTGTTCGTCGTTATTTTTTACTTTTTGATTATTCGTCCTCAATCGAAACGACAAAAAGAACATAAAAATATGATAGCCGCGATTGATAAAGGTGATGAAGTAGTGACGGCAGGTGGAATTTTAGGAAAAGTTAACAAAGTGACCGACGATTACATTGTTATTTCTATTGCCGAAAACGTAAACATCAGCGTTCAAAAGCATGCGGTTACTGCCTCTTTGCCAAAAGGCACGCTTAAGTCGATTAAAGATTAATTAAGGGCGTTTTATGATTTTGGGTCAACCTCGACACGCTCCCATCAATACTTTCCCGACGTGGAAGTATGTGATGGTGCTGTCTATTATATTTATCGGTGTGCTGCTGGCTCTCCCGAACATGTACGGAGAAGACTTTGCAGTACAAATTTCTAATAAAAACGGCGAGCCTGTTTCTCAAGAGCTGTTAGATTCCATTGCTAAAAAAGTCAGTGATGCAGATGTTACTGTCAAAAGCACGGAATTAGAACGTGGTCGAGGATTGATTCGATTGACGAGCCAAGAGGATCAAGATCTAGCGAAAACAGCAGCTTATCAATTCTTAAATAATCACAGTGATAAAAACGTAAGTGACGATATCGTCATTGCAGCAAATCTTGCTCCCGCCACACCTAGTTGGCTGGCTAACATGGGTTTGCGACCGATGAAATTAGGTCTTGATTTACGCGGAGGAGTGCATTTCTTACTTGAGGTAGATCTAGACGATTTATTCAGACGTGAATTTGAAGGACTTACCTCGACCATTAAGACGACCTTGTATGAAGAAGACATTCATTATCAAGGGGTGTCTAATGCTAATACAGACTCGGTAGTTGCAACTTTCGAGAATGTAGAGTTGCAAGAAAGTGCCTTTGCAAAGTTAAATCCGTTATTACCAGAATACGAGATTACTGAAAGAGAAGTTGATGGTGCGCATCAATTGATCTTTAAAATGACGGAACAGAAAACACGAGAGATCAGAGACATTGCGGTGAAAAAGAATATCACCACGCTGAGCAATCGTATCAATGAAATCGGTGTAGCAGAGCCGTTAATTCAACGTTCTGGTAGTAATCGAATCATTGTTCAATTGCCGGGTATTCAAGACACCGCAATTGCACGAAGTATCATTGGTGACACTCGTACCCTTGAGTTTCGAATGGTCAATGAGAAAGTCAGTTTAAGCCAAGCCATGAGCGGTCGAGTGCCTTATGATTCTGAGCTGATTCAAGAGAGCGATGGCACTTCTGTTCTTGTTTATAAGGATGTGCTGCTCGATGGTGAGCACGTCACTGGTGCGAAATCCGATCGCGATGAGCGAGGTTTACCTCAGATTAGTATTCGACTAGACGGAACTGGCGGTTCGATAATGGCCAATGAAACAGGTAGTCGAATTGGTCAAAGAATGGCGATTATTTTAACCGAAGTTTCTCCTATTTTTAAGAAAGACGAAAGTGGGGACTTTGTAAAAAATGATCGAGGCGAACTTATAAAAGTTGATGAAAAGATTAAGAAAGAAGCGGTTAGCGTTGCAACCATTCAATCAACCCTTTCTTCAAGCTTCCGTATTACTGGTACCTTCACTCCAGAATACACGAGTAACTTAGTTTTAATTCTAAAGTCGGGTTCGTTAAAAGCGCCTATCTATATTATTGAGGACAGTACGGTTGGTCCGAGTTTGGGTCAAGAGAATATAGAGAAAGGAACCTTTTCGATTTTTATTGGCTTTATCTTAGTGTTAGCCTTTATGTTATTGCGTTATCGAATGTTTGGGTTATTCGCGAATATCGCTTTGGTGTGCAACCTAATTTTAATTGTTGGCATGATGAGCATGATAGGTGCGGTTTTAACCTTGCCGGGTATGGCGGGTATCGTTCTAACCGTCGGTATGGCCGTTGATGCTAACGTCTTGATTTTTGAGCGTATTCGAGAAGAGCTTAAAGCGGGTTCTGCACCGGCGCAAGCGATTCACAAAGGCTACGATGCCGCGTTATCGACCATCGCTGATGCGAACGTTACCACAGCAATAGCTGCGCTGATTCTGTTTGCCGTTGGTACTGGGCCGATCAAAGGTTTTGCGATTACTTTATTGTTCGGAATTCTAACCTCTATGTTTACTGCGATAGTGGGTAGCCGGGCAATGGTTAATGCGACTTACGGTGGTAAAGCCGTAAAGAAAATTGCGATATAAGGGGAATAGAATGAACTTTAATATTCCATTTTTAAAATACAAAAATATCGCTGTTGTCTTCTCGGCGCTGTTGTTAATTGCTTCTGTCTCTTCGTTATTCATGAAAGGATTAAATGTCGGTTTAGACTTTTCTGGCGGCACCATGATTCAAGTGAAATACGAACAGCCGGTAGAAATTCAATCGATTCGAGTAAATCTTGAGAAGCATAATATTAACGGAGCGGTCATTCAATTCTTTGGAAGTCAAAGCGATGTTACTATTCGTTTGCCGAACAATATTGGAATCGACAATAAAGAAATTGACGCTATTGTCATGAATGCTTTGCGGGAAGATCGACAAGACGTAACAAAAATCCGACGAGCTTATTTAGATTCGACGTTGGGTGAAGAGTTGCAAGAAGAAGGTGCACTGGCTTTGTTGGTCGCCCTGTTCTGTATTATGGTCTACGTCGCGGTTCGATTTGAATGGAAGTTTGCTGTCGGTTCGGTCGCGGCACTTGCGCATGACGTTATCATTGTTGCAGGCTTCTTTTCGTTCACCCAAATAGAGTTTGATCTTACGGTGTTAGCTGCGATTTTGGCCGTCATCGGTTACTCGTTAAACGATACCATCGTTGTTTATGATCGTATTCGTGAAAACTTTTTAATGATGCGAAAAGGCAGTGCATTAGAAGTAATGAACCGCTCATTGAACCAAACGTTAACGCGAACCATGATTACCTCTTTCACCACCTTACTTGTGTTAATTGCCTTGTTTGTGTTTGGTGGAGAGTTGATTCATGCCTTCTCGATCGCTTTGCTTGTCGGTATTATTATTGGTACATACTCGTCGATTTATGTGGCGAGTGCGGCAGCTTTAGCGTTAGGTGTTTCAAAAGAAGATCTAATGCCTCCAGAAATCGAAAAAGAAGGGGCCGATCAAGACCCGTTGATGTAACGGTTTTATTGAGCCAAATTTTCAGTCGGTATGACTTGAATCATGTAATAAAAAAGCGCCATTAGGCGCTTTTTTATTTTCTGGTGCAAAAGACTAAAACGATATTTTTTTAACAATATTCTTTAGAAGGTTCCCTTAAAACGAGATTCTTTTTAGTCCAGACTTCACCATGATTTTGGTCGCGATTTCTTCAATGGATTTGCTGGTGGTCGTAATGTAGGGAATGCGCTCTTTTCGCATCAGTGCTTCAACTTCACGTATTTCTAGCTGACACTGTTTCAAGGAAGCATACTGACTGTTTGCTCGTCGTTCTGTTCTAATTTCGTGTAACCTTTGTGCGTTAATGGTTAGACCGAAAAGTTTATCTTTGTATTTTTTTAACATAGCGGGCAGTTTCAAGTCTTCCATATCTTCTTCTGTAAAAGGGTAGTTGGCGACATGAATGCCGAACTGCATGGCCATATACAAAGACGTTGGTGTTTTTCCGCAGCGAGAGACGCCGACTAATATAAGTTCGGCTTTGTCGTAATAGCGAGTTGTCGCACCATCATCGTTATTTAAAGCGAAGTTAATGGCATCGATGCGAGAGTCATATTCTCCTTTCTCATCATATGAATGGGTTTTTCCCACTCGAAAACCAGATTTTAGCCCGAGAGCATTTTCTAGTGGACCGATAAAGGTATGAAAAAAGTCGAGCACTAAACCCTTACTTTCCATAATGATTTTACGAATTTCGGGTGTCACTATTGTATCAAAGACAATCGGTTGCTCGCCTTTGGCTGCTGCGGTATCTATCTTTTCTTTCGCTTGAATGGCCTTTTTCTCATTGTCGATAAAAGGGAGCGATATTTTCTCAAAATCAGCTTCTTCAAACTGACTAAGCAGAGATTGCCCCAACATCTCTGCGGTTATTCCGGTCCGATCTGAAATAAAAAACACCGTACGTTTCATATTTTGTGTCCATCAAGTACAATACGGCTACACAAAGTAGCGCCAGAATTACTGAATATAACAACTTCTGGCTTATGGAAACAACTCGGGAGAGAAACAGTGCAAGACTTTGTCCTCTGGTATGACGGCTTAGGCATGGATGATGTAGAAGTGGTCGGCGGTAAAAATGCTTCATTGGGTGAAATGATCAGTAACTTAGCGAATGTTGGAGTAAGCGTTCCAAATGGCTTTGCTACGACCGCATCAGCCTTCAGAACCTTCCTTAGCCAAAGTGGCTTAGATGATAAGATTCATCAAGAGCTAGAGCACTTAGACGTCGATGACGTTGAGAAGTTAGCTGAAACAGGCGCCAAAATTCGACAGTGGATTATTGATACGCCATTTATGCCAGAGCTAGAAAATGCCATTGAGTCTGCTTACCAAACCTTGAAAGGCGATGCGAACGAAGAGTTCGCAGTTGCGGTACGCTCTTCGGCGACAGCAGAAGATCTTCCTGACGCCTCATTCGCTGGTCAACAAGAGACCTTCTTGAATGTCCGCGGCTTTGATAACGTCAAACTTGCGTTAAAAGAGGTATTTGCCTCTTTGTTCAACGATCGTGCGATTGCTTACCGGGTTCATCAAGGCTTCGACCACAAGTTGGTGGCTTTGTCTGCCGGTGTGCAAAAAATGATTCGAAGTGATATCGCGGCAAGCGGTGTCATGTTCACCATGGATACCGAGTCGGGCTTCAACGATGTGGTGTTTATTACTGGTGCCTACGGGCTTGGTGAGACCGTGGTACAAGGCGCGGTGAACCCTGACGAGTTTTACGTTCATAAGCCAACCTTAAGAAATAATCGACCAGCCGTGGTGCGCAGAAACCTTGGCGGTAAAGCCATTAAAATGATCTACGGTGAGTCAGACGAGCATGGCAAATCCGTAGAGACGGTTAGTGTACCTATGGCGCAGCGCCAAGCTTTTTGTATTAATGACCAAGAAATTGAAGAGTTGGCACGCCAAGCGTTGATCATTGAAAAACATTATGGTCGCCCAATGGATATTGAATGGGCTAAAGACGGTGCCGATGGCAAGTTATACATCGTTCAAGCGCGTCCAGAAACGGTGAAGAGTCGTGACAATAAAAATGTTATTGAACGCTATTTGCTGAAAGGCAGTGGAGACGTGTTAACCACAGGTCGAGCGATTGGCCAGCGCATTGGTAAAGGTCCTGCCGCGGTTATCAATGATATTAGTGAAATGTCTCGGGTTAAACCGGGCGATGTTTTAGTGACTGACATGACCGATCCAGACTGGGAACCGATCATGAAACGAGCCTCGGCGATTGTGACCAATCGTGGAGGACGAACCTGTCACGCTGCAATTATTGCTCGAGAGCTAGGTATTCCAGCAGTGGTTGGTTGTGGTGATGCAACGGATCATATTTCAGACGGTCAAGAAGTCACTGTTTCTTGTGCTGAGGGTGATACTGGAAATATCTACAATGGTTTGATTGATTTTGAGATTTCTCAAAACGAAGTCGACAATATGCCTGATCTTGCGTTTAAAATTATGATGAACGTTGGCAACCCTGACCGAGCTTTCGATTTCGCTCGATTACCCCATGCGGGAATCGGTTTGGCGCGTTTAGAATTTATCATTAACCGTATGATTGGCGTTCACCCGAAAGCATTGCTTGAATTCGACGATCTTGACGATGACGATCTAAAAGAACAAATTCAAGAGCATATGGCGGGCTATCCGAATCCACGTGAATTCTACATCGCTAAGTTAGTTGAGGGAATCTCGACGTTAGCTTGTGCTTTTGCGCCAGAGAAAGTCATTGTTCGTATGTCTGACTTTAAGTCGAATGAATATGCGAACTTGGTTGGTGGGCATTTGTATGAGCCAGAAGAAGAAAACCCTATGCTTGGCTTCCGCGGCGCTTCTCGCTACATTTCAGAAGAGTTCCGTGAGTGCTTCAAACTTGAGTGTGAGGCAATAAAACGTGTTCGCAACGAAATGGGAATGACCAATGTCGAAATTATGATTCCGTTTGTTCGAACCACAGGTGAGGCGGCGCGAGTGATTGAGTTGCTTGCTGAGAATGGTTTGAAGCGTGGGGAAGATGGCTTACGAGTTATTATGATGTGTGAGTTGCCTTCAAATGCCTTGTTAG from Pleionea litopenaei includes:
- the secF gene encoding protein translocase subunit SecF; protein product: MNFNIPFLKYKNIAVVFSALLLIASVSSLFMKGLNVGLDFSGGTMIQVKYEQPVEIQSIRVNLEKHNINGAVIQFFGSQSDVTIRLPNNIGIDNKEIDAIVMNALREDRQDVTKIRRAYLDSTLGEELQEEGALALLVALFCIMVYVAVRFEWKFAVGSVAALAHDVIIVAGFFSFTQIEFDLTVLAAILAVIGYSLNDTIVVYDRIRENFLMMRKGSALEVMNRSLNQTLTRTMITSFTTLLVLIALFVFGGELIHAFSIALLVGIIIGTYSSIYVASAAALALGVSKEDLMPPEIEKEGADQDPLM
- the tgt gene encoding tRNA guanosine(34) transglycosylase Tgt, whose amino-acid sequence is MKFNLAATDGRARRGSLEFARGTVQTPAFMPVGTYGTVKAMSADEVKSIGAEIVLGNTFHLMLRPGTEVIQAHGDLHDFMNWQGPILTDSGGFQVFSLGELRKITEQGVEFRSPINGSKVFLGPEESMAVQRALGSDIVMIFDECTPYPATWQQAKDSMEMSLRWAERSKAAHGDNPNALFGIVQGGMYNDLRQVSAEGLMKIGFDGYALGGLSVGETKEEMKQVLDFTVPLLPADRPRYLMGVGKPEDIVEAVRRGIDMFDCVMPTRNARNGHLFTADGVVRLRNSPHKRDTGPIEEGCDCYTCQNYTRAYLHHLDKCGEILGARLTTIHNLRYYQRLMASLREAIENGTLADFVEDFYKRRGLDVPALAKD
- the ppsA gene encoding phosphoenolpyruvate synthase, whose protein sequence is MQDFVLWYDGLGMDDVEVVGGKNASLGEMISNLANVGVSVPNGFATTASAFRTFLSQSGLDDKIHQELEHLDVDDVEKLAETGAKIRQWIIDTPFMPELENAIESAYQTLKGDANEEFAVAVRSSATAEDLPDASFAGQQETFLNVRGFDNVKLALKEVFASLFNDRAIAYRVHQGFDHKLVALSAGVQKMIRSDIAASGVMFTMDTESGFNDVVFITGAYGLGETVVQGAVNPDEFYVHKPTLRNNRPAVVRRNLGGKAIKMIYGESDEHGKSVETVSVPMAQRQAFCINDQEIEELARQALIIEKHYGRPMDIEWAKDGADGKLYIVQARPETVKSRDNKNVIERYLLKGSGDVLTTGRAIGQRIGKGPAAVINDISEMSRVKPGDVLVTDMTDPDWEPIMKRASAIVTNRGGRTCHAAIIARELGIPAVVGCGDATDHISDGQEVTVSCAEGDTGNIYNGLIDFEISQNEVDNMPDLAFKIMMNVGNPDRAFDFARLPHAGIGLARLEFIINRMIGVHPKALLEFDDLDDDDLKEQIQEHMAGYPNPREFYIAKLVEGISTLACAFAPEKVIVRMSDFKSNEYANLVGGHLYEPEEENPMLGFRGASRYISEEFRECFKLECEAIKRVRNEMGMTNVEIMIPFVRTTGEAARVIELLAENGLKRGEDGLRVIMMCELPSNALLADEFLQHFDGFSIGSNDLTQLTLGLDRDSGIISHLFDERNEAVKVLLSKAITACNNAGKYIGICGQGPSDHPDLAQWLMEHGIDSVSLNPDTVIETWLYLAENHAK
- the queA gene encoding tRNA preQ1(34) S-adenosylmethionine ribosyltransferase-isomerase QueA yields the protein MKLSDFSFDLPDELIARFPTESRDASRLLHVNSVGAINDLNFIDIVNLVQPNDCLIFNNTKVIPARLLGKRESGGKVELMLERMTGEYECLSLVKSSNRLPIGAKVIIEDVTLQVLERVGQFYRFVVAGNQRSILDVLNHYGHIPLPPYIDRSDTEFDVERYQTIYAKEEGAVAAPTAGLHFTSEVFDALKSKGVKWDFVTLHVGSGTFAPVRVEAIHDHQMHSECYSVPHSVVELVRETKSKGGRVIAVGTTSVRCLESASQAGSLQAQSGETDIFIYPGYQFKCVDALVTNFHLPESTLIMLVSAFCNRSSILAAYQHAVEQKYRFFSYGDAMFLEKADSREELKDEI
- the ppsR gene encoding posphoenolpyruvate synthetase regulatory kinase/phosphorylase PpsR, yielding MKRTVFFISDRTGITAEMLGQSLLSQFEEADFEKISLPFIDNEKKAIQAKEKIDTAAAKGEQPIVFDTIVTPEIRKIIMESKGLVLDFFHTFIGPLENALGLKSGFRVGKTHSYDEKGEYDSRIDAINFALNNDDGATTRYYDKAELILVGVSRCGKTPTSLYMAMQFGIHVANYPFTEEDMEDLKLPAMLKKYKDKLFGLTINAQRLHEIRTERRANSQYASLKQCQLEIREVEALMRKERIPYITTTSKSIEEIATKIMVKSGLKRISF
- the yajC gene encoding preprotein translocase subunit YajC, whose protein sequence is MLLTAGQAGGSPVTFWIMMGLFVVIFYFLIIRPQSKRQKEHKNMIAAIDKGDEVVTAGGILGKVNKVTDDYIVISIAENVNISVQKHAVTASLPKGTLKSIKD
- the secD gene encoding protein translocase subunit SecD, with protein sequence MILGQPRHAPINTFPTWKYVMVLSIIFIGVLLALPNMYGEDFAVQISNKNGEPVSQELLDSIAKKVSDADVTVKSTELERGRGLIRLTSQEDQDLAKTAAYQFLNNHSDKNVSDDIVIAANLAPATPSWLANMGLRPMKLGLDLRGGVHFLLEVDLDDLFRREFEGLTSTIKTTLYEEDIHYQGVSNANTDSVVATFENVELQESAFAKLNPLLPEYEITEREVDGAHQLIFKMTEQKTREIRDIAVKKNITTLSNRINEIGVAEPLIQRSGSNRIIVQLPGIQDTAIARSIIGDTRTLEFRMVNEKVSLSQAMSGRVPYDSELIQESDGTSVLVYKDVLLDGEHVTGAKSDRDERGLPQISIRLDGTGGSIMANETGSRIGQRMAIILTEVSPIFKKDESGDFVKNDRGELIKVDEKIKKEAVSVATIQSTLSSSFRITGTFTPEYTSNLVLILKSGSLKAPIYIIEDSTVGPSLGQENIEKGTFSIFIGFILVLAFMLLRYRMFGLFANIALVCNLILIVGMMSMIGAVLTLPGMAGIVLTVGMAVDANVLIFERIREELKAGSAPAQAIHKGYDAALSTIADANVTTAIAALILFAVGTGPIKGFAITLLFGILTSMFTAIVGSRAMVNATYGGKAVKKIAI
- a CDS encoding type IV pilin protein, translating into MITAKNKGFTLVELMIVSVVIAILAAISIPAYNNYVLRSKRADCMGALSIAQGAMERFKAANMTYVGADANPPFIANVPSDGGLPYCQIAVGNLTRTTYTLTGTMVNSMAGQDNLTIDQAGNKTWGAKACWPEGGATCN